One Paenibacillus riograndensis SBR5 DNA segment encodes these proteins:
- a CDS encoding response regulator transcription factor, translated as MRTTAPAARVLIVDDEYYFRQLLIHLIDWTSAGFEVVAEAEDGSEALRIMEEQRIDLIITDIEMPNMNGLDFVKAVRALDSAAKLIFITSYDNFTYAQQAISLGADHYLLKPVDEEAVEQALNTIRAQLQEKWEEERYINRLRIEAGYGGQPASDQTSEDGGRPGSGKRLIHKAAAYVTAHYAEDTLSLQSTASALFVNPSYLSHVFKKETNESFVEYVTNIRLGKAMELLRQGAATEDASVPKVATIAHQVGYRDPFYFSKCFKKKYGITPNKVYGGTYSGKY; from the coding sequence ATGAGAACTACAGCGCCGGCAGCACGCGTCCTGATCGTAGATGACGAATATTACTTCAGGCAGCTGCTGATCCATCTGATCGACTGGACTTCTGCCGGTTTCGAAGTGGTTGCAGAGGCGGAAGACGGTTCGGAAGCCTTGAGAATCATGGAGGAACAGCGGATTGATCTGATTATTACAGATATTGAAATGCCGAATATGAACGGGCTGGATTTCGTGAAGGCCGTCCGCGCTCTAGACTCAGCGGCTAAGCTGATCTTCATCACAAGCTATGATAACTTCACGTATGCCCAGCAGGCGATCTCGCTCGGAGCAGATCATTATTTGCTGAAGCCCGTTGATGAGGAGGCGGTTGAACAGGCGCTGAATACCATCCGTGCGCAGTTGCAAGAGAAATGGGAAGAGGAACGTTACATTAACCGGTTGCGGATAGAGGCGGGTTACGGGGGGCAGCCGGCCTCGGACCAGACTTCTGAGGATGGAGGACGCCCGGGCAGCGGGAAACGGCTGATCCACAAAGCGGCTGCGTATGTGACTGCACATTATGCCGAGGATACCTTGTCGCTTCAGAGCACAGCGAGTGCCCTCTTCGTGAATCCGAGCTACCTAAGTCATGTCTTCAAGAAGGAGACCAACGAGTCTTTCGTGGAGTATGTGACGAATATCCGCCTGGGCAAAGCCATGGAGCTGTTGCGCCAGGGGGCGGCCACCGAGGATGCTTCGGTTCCCAAGGTAGCAACGATCGCCCATCAGGTCGGCTACAGAGATCCGTTCTACTTCAGCAAATGCTTTAAGAAGAAGTACGGAATTACCCCGAATAAAGTATACGGAGGAACCTATTCCGGGAAATATTGA
- a CDS encoding ABC transporter substrate-binding protein: MFGKKFGVVAASAALVSVVLTSCGGAEANNGGTQGQEAAAADSKKSVTLWIFDADPMYQSAAEATAAEVGVELKYEYIQDETYKTKLSVALAANELPDVFQQHAGKSYRTPVLQSKTVAPLNDTLESTGLGAQFLDNQLVTEEDGNIYSVPSNISTTLVLYYNKKLISELGAAAPATWDDLQALIKTANDKGMIPIALGGKERWQGDLLYDMLVAREDVDAFDKAINGQAKFTDTPFVEAANKVVTLVNSNAFQKGFLGSAYLDAQELFKNDKAVMWIDGSFNFSSLSTAMGDNLGYIAFPKTGAEDVLSATIGFQNAQAPYSLFVNNSSANLDKAKEFAIRLSLKLNDEFVRKGLPGYAKSEVKSESQNKELSAYAADINKTSKTQAMWFGLLSADVGQEYRDLTQALYGGQLTADEFTAQLETLLRTAE, translated from the coding sequence ATGTTTGGTAAAAAGTTTGGGGTTGTTGCAGCATCCGCCGCGCTCGTCAGTGTAGTGCTTACTTCGTGCGGAGGTGCGGAAGCAAACAATGGGGGAACCCAGGGTCAGGAAGCGGCGGCAGCGGATAGTAAGAAATCTGTCACGCTGTGGATTTTCGATGCAGATCCGATGTACCAGTCAGCAGCTGAGGCTACCGCAGCGGAAGTAGGCGTTGAACTGAAGTATGAATACATTCAAGATGAGACCTACAAAACCAAACTGAGTGTTGCGCTTGCCGCCAATGAGCTTCCGGATGTATTCCAGCAGCATGCCGGCAAGTCCTACCGTACCCCTGTTCTGCAGTCGAAGACAGTGGCTCCGCTTAACGATACCCTGGAATCCACGGGTCTGGGCGCACAATTCCTGGACAACCAGCTGGTGACTGAAGAGGATGGCAATATCTATTCGGTTCCTTCTAACATCAGTACAACCCTTGTTCTTTACTATAATAAAAAGCTGATAAGCGAACTTGGCGCTGCTGCTCCAGCAACATGGGATGATCTTCAAGCGCTGATCAAAACGGCGAACGATAAAGGCATGATTCCCATTGCACTGGGCGGAAAAGAAAGATGGCAAGGAGATCTGCTCTACGATATGCTCGTAGCCCGTGAGGATGTGGACGCCTTCGATAAGGCGATTAACGGACAGGCGAAGTTCACAGATACACCATTCGTTGAGGCGGCAAATAAGGTGGTCACCCTGGTGAATTCGAATGCCTTCCAGAAAGGCTTCCTCGGCTCCGCTTACCTGGATGCACAAGAGCTGTTCAAGAATGATAAGGCTGTGATGTGGATCGACGGAAGCTTTAACTTCTCCTCCCTGTCTACGGCAATGGGTGACAATCTGGGCTATATTGCGTTTCCTAAAACGGGGGCAGAGGATGTCCTCAGTGCAACCATCGGCTTCCAGAACGCCCAGGCGCCATACTCCTTGTTCGTGAACAACAGCTCCGCAAATCTGGATAAAGCAAAGGAATTTGCCATCCGTTTATCTTTGAAGCTTAATGATGAATTTGTCAGAAAAGGTCTTCCCGGGTACGCCAAGAGCGAGGTGAAGTCCGAATCACAGAATAAGGAGCTCTCAGCGTATGCTGCGGATATTAATAAGACCAGCAAAACGCAGGCGATGTGGTTCGGTCTGTTGTCAGCAGATGTAGGCCAGGAATACCGTGATCTGACACAAGCGTTATATGGCGGGCAGCTCACAGCCGATGAGTTCACCGCTCAGCTGGAGACGTTGCTGCGTACAGCCGAGTAA